A stretch of Paenibacillus sp. URB8-2 DNA encodes these proteins:
- a CDS encoding sensor histidine kinase, producing the protein MKLPLHKIAAVVFVILLLASMIEIGISMERGKQEGTELSRWKLKWVSEAEGDRGQRPPSGDTGWIDVLSSGPQVEVPGETAAVWIRASLPPFSSNSAALVNKVYGNNIRAYLDDTLVYSSSGSVGLSGSKILIPLNASQTGKELYIYCEGPDTRLGIDGEIKIESYGKLLNLYLKEDLMDIIIGGALIFVAVVLGVCSIFLKRELFFSGFLLMLIMLSSGVLMIYYSPYFSLVLGSRSKWMELFFDISLFTLLPAFTYFFEKLFGPGLYGGVTRLRKFQLVYSLFCLGLSVLNIALSYRIDGLYRMFTVDIAGVLMIMQFLFLLGHAVRYALRGNVEAIIFTSGFAVFALTALSELSLFYMSGEGYHLYWWKWGIVIFLVSLIVILGQKFAKNHEQVVEYSKELEKFNNDLQRSEKMEIISELAASVAHEVRNPLQVTRGFLQIIGEGSDSKEKEYLQLAISELDRAAHIINDFLTFAKPQMDEVECLDVGGELKHVAGILLPLAKMQESTIEIHLEDGLYVKFSSSKFKQALINLIKNGIEALQENGLVIITAWKSGGYVVISIRDSGEGMTSGELARLGEPYFSNKTKGTGLGLMVTFRIIEAMNGTIEFKSIKGKGTEVIVKLPAVKP; encoded by the coding sequence ATGAAATTGCCACTACACAAAATAGCGGCAGTAGTGTTTGTCATATTGCTGCTGGCCTCCATGATTGAAATCGGAATTTCCATGGAGCGGGGGAAACAGGAGGGTACCGAGCTTTCTCGGTGGAAGCTGAAATGGGTGAGCGAAGCGGAAGGAGACCGCGGGCAGCGTCCTCCCAGCGGGGATACAGGATGGATTGACGTATTGTCTTCCGGCCCTCAGGTCGAGGTGCCCGGAGAGACGGCTGCGGTATGGATCCGCGCTTCTTTGCCTCCCTTTAGCAGCAATTCGGCCGCACTTGTGAATAAAGTGTACGGAAACAATATCAGAGCTTATCTTGACGATACGCTCGTCTATAGTTCAAGCGGCAGCGTAGGCCTGAGTGGAAGCAAGATTTTAATTCCGCTAAACGCGTCGCAAACCGGCAAAGAATTATACATATACTGCGAAGGGCCTGACACCCGCCTCGGCATAGACGGAGAGATCAAGATTGAGAGCTACGGAAAGCTGCTGAATCTTTACTTGAAGGAAGATTTGATGGACATCATCATCGGCGGAGCGCTCATTTTTGTGGCCGTCGTGCTGGGCGTCTGCTCGATCTTTTTAAAAAGAGAACTGTTTTTCAGCGGATTTTTGCTGATGCTGATCATGCTGTCGTCCGGGGTGCTGATGATCTACTACTCTCCTTATTTTTCGCTGGTGCTGGGCAGCAGATCCAAATGGATGGAATTGTTTTTTGATATATCGCTATTCACGCTGCTGCCGGCGTTCACCTATTTTTTCGAGAAATTATTCGGCCCCGGTCTGTATGGCGGCGTTACCCGGCTGAGGAAGTTCCAACTGGTGTATTCTCTGTTCTGCCTGGGACTCAGCGTCCTCAATATTGCCTTGTCTTACCGTATTGACGGCCTGTACAGAATGTTCACGGTGGATATTGCAGGCGTTCTCATGATCATGCAGTTCCTGTTTCTGCTCGGACATGCGGTCCGTTACGCCCTTCGAGGCAATGTGGAAGCGATAATCTTCACCTCGGGTTTTGCCGTGTTCGCCTTGACGGCTCTAAGTGAGCTGTCCCTGTTCTACATGTCGGGCGAGGGGTACCATCTGTACTGGTGGAAGTGGGGCATCGTCATTTTTCTTGTTTCCCTGATTGTTATCCTGGGGCAGAAATTCGCCAAGAATCATGAGCAGGTGGTCGAATATTCGAAGGAGCTGGAGAAGTTCAACAACGATCTTCAGCGTTCGGAAAAAATGGAAATCATCAGCGAGCTGGCCGCTTCGGTGGCGCATGAGGTCCGCAACCCGCTCCAGGTCACGAGAGGCTTTTTGCAAATCATCGGTGAAGGGTCGGACAGCAAGGAGAAGGAATATTTGCAGCTGGCTATTTCGGAGCTGGACCGGGCCGCGCATATTATCAATGATTTTCTGACATTCGCCAAGCCGCAAATGGATGAGGTGGAATGCCTGGATGTCGGGGGAGAATTGAAGCATGTCGCAGGCATTCTGCTTCCTCTGGCCAAAATGCAGGAAAGCACCATCGAGATCCATCTGGAGGACGGACTGTATGTGAAGTTCAGTTCCTCCAAATTCAAGCAGGCCTTGATCAATCTTATTAAAAACGGCATCGAAGCCCTTCAGGAAAATGGGCTGGTGATCATTACTGCCTGGAAATCCGGCGGTTACGTCGTAATCAGCATCCGGGATTCGGGGGAAGGCATGACGTCCGGGGAGCTGGCCAGGCTGGGGGAGCCGTATTTCTCTAACAAAACGAAAGGCACCGGTCTCGGTTTGATGGTCACCTTCCGGATTATCGAGGCAATGAACGGCACCATCGAGTTCAAGAGCATCAAGGGAAAAGGGACGGAAGTGATCGTCAAACTGCCGGCCGTCAAACCGTGA
- a CDS encoding beta-N-acetylhexosaminidase encodes MSKPFQSLVLLPVPKEMTFRPGSYRVSRGDKIALAGPADKQALPAARTVQDAVSKHLGLNLQISIGVRPDSSCAFIFTLNPNLDDQTYELSVTETGALVTYGSPQAAFYAAATLKQLIQRTGGVLPCLHIADEPDFPARGLMIDISRNKIPKLETLRRIVDLMADLKLNQLQLYIEGTPFSYESFPGVWELETPITGEEILELDEYCRQRYIELVPNQNSFGHMEGWLSRPEFNHLAEIPEGFMMPEGMYDSDLYPDGLAMRPGTFFTEVPEVAELLEAMYDDLLPYFSSGKFNVGCDETYELGMGRSQSAAESPGKGRLYLTFLLKIAELVRKRGKTMQFWGDIILQHPELIPHLPKDIIAMEWGYTAEHPFEADTQNFSAAGIPFYVCPGTSSWNSITGRTDNMLANLRSAAVHGKNNGAIGYLITDWGDNGHWQHLPVSYAGFVYGAALAWSADASLDADIAGYMDRFLFADDSGQTGRLLLDLGNYYKLESGNPHHNDTEMSMLLRSDLDNMRLTDKLPDENLHRLKAYIEEIEERFDGLSPRCDDAGLILEELRNGVHFVKHSIRLAFLKRRLAANDPVSPTEIGELKQDLDLLLLQYRLLWCERNRMGGLEQSVSRLVRLRGQYEALESALAASGPGLKPSGSRN; translated from the coding sequence TTGTCCAAACCGTTCCAATCCCTAGTTCTGCTTCCCGTTCCCAAGGAAATGACCTTCCGGCCCGGTTCTTACCGGGTGTCCCGCGGCGACAAAATCGCGCTCGCCGGACCCGCCGACAAGCAGGCTCTTCCGGCTGCCCGAACCGTACAGGATGCCGTGTCCAAGCATCTGGGTCTAAATCTCCAGATATCCATCGGTGTGCGCCCCGATTCTTCCTGCGCCTTCATATTTACCCTTAATCCTAACCTGGACGATCAGACTTATGAACTGTCCGTAACCGAGACTGGCGCCCTGGTAACTTATGGATCGCCGCAAGCGGCCTTTTATGCCGCGGCCACATTGAAACAGCTGATCCAACGGACGGGCGGCGTTCTGCCTTGTCTGCACATTGCCGACGAACCCGATTTTCCGGCAAGAGGACTTATGATCGATATCAGCCGCAACAAAATCCCCAAGTTGGAGACGCTGCGGCGGATTGTGGATCTTATGGCCGATTTAAAACTGAACCAATTGCAGCTATATATAGAAGGAACTCCTTTCTCTTACGAATCCTTCCCGGGTGTCTGGGAGCTGGAAACCCCGATCACCGGCGAAGAAATCCTGGAACTTGATGAGTACTGCCGGCAGCGCTACATTGAGCTGGTTCCCAATCAGAACAGCTTCGGCCATATGGAAGGCTGGCTGTCCCGGCCGGAATTTAACCATCTGGCGGAAATTCCGGAAGGCTTCATGATGCCGGAGGGCATGTACGACTCCGACCTATACCCGGACGGCCTCGCCATGAGACCCGGAACGTTCTTTACGGAAGTGCCAGAAGTTGCGGAATTGCTTGAAGCAATGTACGACGATCTGCTGCCTTACTTCAGCTCCGGCAAGTTCAATGTCGGCTGCGATGAGACCTATGAGCTGGGCATGGGGCGGAGTCAAAGCGCTGCAGAGTCCCCAGGCAAAGGCCGTCTTTATTTGACCTTTCTCCTAAAAATCGCGGAGCTCGTCCGAAAACGCGGCAAAACGATGCAGTTCTGGGGAGACATTATTCTCCAGCACCCCGAACTGATTCCCCATCTGCCGAAGGATATCATCGCCATGGAATGGGGGTACACCGCAGAGCATCCGTTCGAAGCCGATACGCAAAATTTCAGCGCCGCGGGCATTCCCTTCTATGTATGCCCCGGAACCAGTTCATGGAATTCCATCACCGGCCGCACCGACAATATGCTGGCCAATCTGCGCAGCGCGGCCGTTCACGGCAAGAACAACGGAGCCATCGGCTATCTGATCACCGATTGGGGTGACAATGGACACTGGCAGCATCTTCCCGTAAGCTATGCGGGATTCGTGTACGGCGCGGCCCTTGCCTGGAGTGCCGATGCCAGTCTTGACGCCGATATCGCGGGCTACATGGACAGATTCCTGTTCGCCGATGATTCGGGACAGACCGGCAGACTGCTGCTGGACCTCGGGAACTACTACAAGCTGGAATCCGGCAATCCGCATCATAACGATACCGAGATGTCCATGCTGCTGCGCAGCGACCTGGACAATATGCGCCTGACGGACAAACTGCCGGACGAGAATTTGCATCGCCTTAAAGCCTATATCGAGGAAATCGAAGAGCGGTTTGACGGCCTCTCCCCACGCTGCGACGATGCCGGCCTGATTCTGGAAGAACTGCGGAACGGCGTTCATTTCGTCAAGCATTCGATCAGACTCGCTTTCCTAAAGCGCCGCCTCGCGGCTAATGACCCTGTATCGCCCACCGAAATCGGGGAACTGAAACAAGATCTCGATCTGCTTCTGCTCCAATACCGTCTGTTGTGGTGCGAACGCAACCGGATGGGCGGCCTTGAGCAGAGCGTCTCCAGGCTGGTTCGGCTTCGCGGTCAGTACGAAGCCCTGGAATCCGCACTTGCTGCCAGCGGCCCCGGCCTGAAGCCGTCCGGCTCCCGGAACTGA
- the galU gene encoding UTP--glucose-1-phosphate uridylyltransferase GalU has translation MKKVKKVIIPAAGLGTRFLPATKAMPKEMLPIINKPTIQYIVEEAIASGIEDIIIVTGKGKRAIEDHFDNAFELESRLLEDGKLELLKEVQRSSKVEIHYIRQKEPKGLGHAVWCARRFIGDEPFGVMLGDDIVTGQTPCLKQLIDQYEETQNSVIGVQEIPDEFTNRYGIIEPDLQDGRLYRVHNFVEKPALGTAPSNLAIMGRYVFTPKIFKYLDLQEKGAGGEIQLTDAIQKLNQSERVYAYNFDGTRYDVGERLGYILTTMEFALQNKDLRYPLMDAMAEWLSKAEQATS, from the coding sequence ATGAAAAAAGTGAAAAAAGTGATTATCCCAGCAGCCGGTTTAGGAACCCGTTTTCTTCCCGCAACGAAAGCAATGCCCAAGGAAATGCTGCCCATCATCAACAAGCCTACTATTCAGTACATTGTGGAGGAAGCGATCGCTTCCGGCATAGAGGACATCATTATCGTAACCGGTAAAGGTAAACGGGCGATCGAAGACCACTTCGACAACGCCTTCGAGCTGGAATCGAGGCTGCTTGAGGATGGCAAGCTGGAACTGCTTAAGGAGGTACAGCGTTCGTCCAAGGTTGAAATTCACTATATCCGGCAAAAGGAACCCAAAGGCCTGGGCCATGCGGTCTGGTGCGCAAGACGGTTTATCGGCGACGAGCCGTTCGGCGTAATGCTCGGGGACGATATCGTTACCGGACAGACGCCGTGCCTCAAACAGCTGATCGACCAGTACGAGGAAACGCAGAACTCGGTCATCGGCGTGCAAGAAATTCCCGACGAGTTCACCAATCGGTACGGCATTATCGAGCCGGATTTGCAGGACGGCCGTCTGTACCGCGTCCACAACTTTGTCGAGAAGCCGGCGCTGGGCACCGCTCCTTCCAACCTGGCCATTATGGGCCGGTACGTGTTCACACCGAAAATCTTTAAATATCTCGATTTGCAGGAGAAGGGCGCCGGCGGCGAAATCCAGCTGACGGATGCGATCCAGAAGCTCAACCAAAGCGAGCGGGTCTATGCCTATAATTTCGATGGAACGAGATACGACGTCGGGGAACGGCTGGGGTACATTTTGACAACAATGGAGTTCGCTTTGCAGAACAAGGATTTGCGCTATCCCCTCATGGATGCCATGGCCGAATGGTTAAGCAAGGCGGAACAAGCCACAAGTTGA
- a CDS encoding YveK family protein has protein sequence MEKTILDYLNLIKKRLWLIVLFVLISCSTTYYVSKNYVVPVYSATAQLLVNNAADLSEGNNLNNLNFSLNLIGSYKDVIKSPAIMDRVAAAHPEFGLTGDQLSSKVSIKSSEGSQVINLGVNDESYVKAAGIVNAVSQTFIRSLPELMNLSNVTFLTPADPKDVPGPVNGGFTMNLVISFVVSLMAALGIILLMETLSGALRSEKEAEHEFGLPVIGTIPVIRKRDLGKGGDNKARVGEGAYAAVK, from the coding sequence GTGGAAAAGACGATTTTGGATTACCTGAATCTGATTAAGAAAAGGCTGTGGCTCATTGTATTGTTCGTGCTGATCTCCTGCAGTACCACCTATTATGTCAGCAAGAACTACGTGGTCCCCGTCTATTCCGCAACAGCGCAGCTGCTGGTGAACAACGCCGCAGATCTGTCGGAAGGCAATAACCTTAACAATCTGAATTTCAGTCTCAATCTGATCGGGAGTTACAAGGATGTCATCAAATCGCCGGCTATTATGGACCGCGTGGCCGCAGCGCATCCGGAGTTCGGGCTGACCGGAGATCAGCTGAGCTCCAAGGTTAGCATCAAATCTTCGGAAGGAAGCCAGGTCATCAATCTCGGCGTAAACGATGAAAGCTATGTCAAGGCCGCCGGAATCGTCAATGCGGTATCCCAGACTTTCATTCGTTCCCTGCCGGAGCTGATGAATCTGAGCAACGTCACCTTCCTAACACCCGCGGACCCTAAAGATGTTCCGGGGCCTGTAAACGGCGGCTTTACAATGAATTTGGTTATCAGCTTCGTCGTTTCGCTGATGGCGGCTCTCGGGATTATCCTTCTGATGGAGACGCTGAGTGGCGCTCTTCGCTCCGAGAAGGAAGCGGAGCATGAGTTTGGCCTTCCGGTCATCGGCACCATCCCGGTTATCCGCAAACGCGACCTCGGCAAAGGTGGAGACAACAAAGCAAGGGTAGGGGAGGGAGCTTATGCTGCGGTTAAGTAA
- a CDS encoding sensor histidine kinase, translating to MNIKLSAEDRMITFFRYFSLFLTSLMFLITRTGPSLFYKIPIIIVLALLAHAFTISFRSLRHRPHAVMASVSIEMSLILLLAICTGGYNSPFKLYTLNPILIAAGSLSFYFCWSLLAGYFAIFFGFCYFFYKSAEDTFASVLLENGNLFLALALTVTFMQLLSRFRRQREEANARTDEMLEHIKSLYHIVETSSEHDFMNIGQVITDYAVKLTKLNKALFWFAGNTGGPSPVSRQTGWLPEDEGQLFGELKKHETEWRRLKEPIFKSFPGFGDLLLMPVRMSTRFVGVIGVKLEAHEGLEGRRWYIQQLMFLAELSAITLERHELSVTENRLIVTNEQNRIADEMHDSVSQSLFGIVYAAHSLKQSCRKMTPSQLEEQIELIHDSATKAAKELRITIYSLSSKKSGGPTWLGMVRSHLKSLSRLNDVEIDFKVKGDDFSLPYTYHKALFRIISEATGNAIRHGAAHKVEVELTLKPRWIGLAIRDDGVGFDTDLLWTHSEESTGGLGMKNMQHLTRSLGGDFQLSSNENAGTQILISIPVGVIELKNA from the coding sequence ATGAATATCAAGTTATCTGCGGAAGATCGAATGATTACATTTTTCCGTTATTTTTCACTGTTTCTTACTTCACTGATGTTCTTAATAACGCGGACGGGTCCTTCTCTGTTTTATAAAATTCCGATCATCATTGTTCTGGCCTTGCTGGCCCACGCGTTTACGATTTCCTTTCGGAGTTTGCGGCACAGGCCGCATGCCGTTATGGCTTCGGTGAGCATCGAGATGTCGCTGATTCTTCTGCTGGCGATTTGTACAGGCGGTTATAACAGCCCATTCAAGCTGTATACGCTAAATCCCATTTTGATTGCCGCGGGTTCTTTGTCCTTTTATTTTTGTTGGAGTCTGCTGGCCGGCTATTTTGCCATTTTCTTTGGATTTTGCTATTTTTTTTATAAATCGGCGGAAGATACGTTTGCCTCTGTTTTGCTGGAGAACGGGAACCTGTTCCTGGCGCTTGCTCTAACGGTGACCTTTATGCAGCTGCTGTCGCGGTTCAGGCGCCAGCGGGAGGAGGCGAATGCCCGAACGGACGAAATGCTTGAGCATATCAAATCGTTGTATCACATTGTGGAAACCTCAAGCGAGCACGATTTTATGAATATCGGACAGGTCATCACCGACTATGCCGTCAAGCTGACGAAGCTGAACAAAGCGCTGTTCTGGTTTGCGGGCAATACTGGAGGACCGTCTCCCGTAAGCCGCCAGACCGGTTGGCTGCCCGAAGATGAAGGTCAGTTGTTCGGGGAGCTGAAGAAGCACGAGACGGAGTGGCGGCGTTTGAAGGAACCGATATTCAAGAGCTTTCCCGGTTTTGGGGATCTGCTGTTAATGCCGGTTCGGATGAGCACACGTTTTGTGGGTGTGATCGGAGTAAAGCTTGAAGCGCACGAGGGGCTGGAGGGCCGAAGATGGTATATCCAGCAGCTGATGTTTCTGGCGGAGCTCAGCGCGATTACGCTGGAACGCCATGAACTGAGCGTTACCGAGAACCGGCTTATTGTAACGAACGAACAGAACCGGATTGCGGACGAAATGCACGACAGCGTCTCTCAGAGCCTGTTCGGCATTGTATATGCGGCCCATTCCCTTAAGCAGTCCTGCAGAAAAATGACGCCCTCCCAGCTGGAGGAGCAAATCGAGCTGATCCATGATTCGGCGACCAAGGCGGCCAAGGAGCTGCGGATTACGATTTACAGCCTGAGCTCCAAGAAAAGCGGCGGCCCGACCTGGCTTGGCATGGTAAGATCGCATCTGAAGAGCTTGTCGAGACTGAACGATGTCGAGATTGATTTCAAGGTGAAGGGTGATGACTTCAGTCTGCCCTATACGTACCACAAAGCCCTTTTTCGGATTATCTCCGAAGCGACCGGCAACGCTATTCGCCACGGAGCCGCACATAAAGTCGAGGTTGAGCTGACCTTGAAGCCGAGGTGGATTGGACTGGCAATACGCGACGATGGCGTAGGATTCGACACCGATCTGCTATGGACCCATTCCGAGGAAAGCACCGGCGGACTGGGAATGAAGAACATGCAACATCTGACCCGGTCTCTTGGCGGGGATTTTCAGTTGTCGAGCAATGAAAATGCAGGCACCCAAATTCTAATTTCAATTCCGGTAGGCGTAATTGAACTAAAGAACGCATAA
- a CDS encoding CpsD/CapB family tyrosine-protein kinase → MLRLSNSLIAERNPQSHVSESFRSLRTYIRQLGLLQGGGGRALLFTSGEAGEGKTTVLANLAVSFVQDGKKVAVVDCNLRSPGLHTVFGVENGEGLADCLSGQKEPGKISVFGNLANLTIVTAGSSSISPPDLLGNAVMVELLEELKGTHDLVLLDSPPAVEYSDARVLAPLTDGVVIVARYGKSKRDSIRKVKMLMEQAGTAILGIAINQAK, encoded by the coding sequence ATGCTGCGGTTAAGTAACAGTCTCATTGCCGAACGAAATCCGCAGTCGCATGTGTCCGAATCGTTCCGCTCGCTTCGCACCTACATCCGGCAGCTCGGGCTGCTGCAGGGCGGGGGAGGAAGAGCGCTGCTGTTCACATCCGGCGAAGCGGGAGAAGGAAAGACGACGGTTCTGGCCAATCTCGCGGTTTCCTTCGTCCAGGACGGCAAGAAAGTGGCGGTTGTGGATTGCAATCTTCGTAGCCCCGGTCTTCACACGGTGTTCGGGGTAGAGAATGGCGAAGGATTGGCTGACTGTCTGAGCGGTCAGAAGGAGCCGGGCAAGATTAGCGTCTTCGGCAACCTTGCCAATCTGACCATAGTTACGGCAGGTTCTTCCTCCATTAGCCCGCCCGATCTGCTAGGCAACGCGGTGATGGTGGAACTGCTGGAGGAACTCAAAGGAACTCATGACCTGGTTCTGCTGGACTCGCCTCCGGCGGTGGAATACAGCGATGCCCGCGTGCTCGCGCCGCTTACTGACGGCGTCGTCATCGTTGCCCGCTACGGCAAGTCCAAGCGAGATTCGATCCGCAAAGTCAAAATGCTGATGGAACAAGCCGGGACTGCAATTCTCGGCATTGCCATAAATCAAGCCAAGTAA
- a CDS encoding Gfo/Idh/MocA family protein has product MERIGFGLIGGGWRAEFFLRIAEAMPERFAVKAIFVRDRGKADKLQEHWGIKTYTSFEEFTAACRNECSFAVVSVKRVVNAEFIEKLTEAGIPALAETPPADGAEGLLRLWERVGASAKVQIAEQYAFQPMHAARIRLARSGRLGEVSQAQVSAAHDYHGISLIRRLLGIGFENAVIRAQTFTSPIVKSPDRGGPPLSEELEESQQIIAMLDFGNKLGVLDFTGDQYFSWIREKRILVRGERGEIVNDEVSWLQSFDSPVYDKLRRIDTGHSGNLEGFHHKGIMGCGEWLYVNPHAPARLSDDEIAVAETLARMGDYVRGGPSFYSLAEGCQDHYLALEMQRAAASGVPVTTQTQPWASASAGGNV; this is encoded by the coding sequence ATGGAAAGAATCGGGTTCGGATTAATCGGCGGAGGCTGGAGGGCGGAATTCTTTCTGCGGATCGCCGAAGCGATGCCGGAGCGTTTTGCCGTAAAGGCCATCTTTGTCAGAGACCGGGGGAAGGCGGACAAGCTGCAGGAGCATTGGGGCATTAAGACGTATACCTCATTTGAGGAGTTTACCGCCGCATGCCGGAATGAATGTTCATTCGCGGTTGTTAGCGTAAAACGTGTGGTTAACGCTGAATTCATCGAAAAGCTGACGGAAGCCGGTATCCCGGCGCTGGCGGAAACGCCTCCCGCTGACGGCGCGGAAGGCCTGCTCCGTCTGTGGGAGCGGGTGGGAGCCTCGGCCAAAGTCCAGATCGCGGAGCAGTATGCGTTCCAGCCGATGCACGCGGCCCGAATCCGGCTGGCGCGTTCCGGCAGGCTGGGCGAAGTCAGCCAGGCCCAGGTATCCGCGGCGCATGATTATCACGGTATCAGCCTCATCCGCAGGCTGCTCGGAATCGGCTTCGAGAATGCCGTCATCCGCGCCCAGACTTTTACTTCGCCCATTGTCAAGAGTCCGGACCGCGGCGGTCCTCCGCTCTCGGAAGAGCTGGAGGAGTCTCAGCAGATCATCGCCATGCTGGATTTCGGGAATAAACTGGGCGTGCTGGATTTCACGGGCGACCAGTATTTTTCATGGATTCGGGAAAAGCGGATTCTGGTTCGCGGAGAGCGCGGGGAGATCGTGAACGATGAAGTGTCCTGGCTGCAGTCCTTCGACAGTCCGGTTTACGACAAGCTGCGCCGGATCGATACCGGACATAGCGGAAATCTGGAGGGCTTCCACCATAAGGGGATTATGGGCTGCGGGGAATGGCTGTATGTGAATCCCCATGCCCCGGCCCGGCTGTCGGACGATGAGATCGCCGTCGCTGAAACCTTGGCGAGAATGGGAGATTACGTCCGGGGCGGCCCTTCTTTTTACAGCCTGGCTGAAGGCTGCCAGGACCATTATCTGGCGCTGGAGATGCAGCGGGCCGCGGCGAGCGGCGTTCCTGTCACTACGCAGACCCAGCCCTGGGCTTCGGCTTCGGCGGGAGGAAACGTTTAA
- a CDS encoding response regulator: MEIVIVDDHPLVRRGLAAVISMQPNVKFAGEATNGEEALRVLEEIRPDMVLIDLKLADESGLDVIKAARSRGIESKFILLTSSASREDFLKAEEVLVDGYVLKEALPEELLFAIQLVHKGRKYYDPGLMEDKMRMSGKSPTDELTPKEREVLIELGQGACNREIASRLFISEFTVKKHVSQILAKLQVADRTQAALYANAVGLTKYEMSVE; this comes from the coding sequence ATGGAAATCGTGATAGTGGATGATCACCCCCTTGTGAGAAGAGGACTGGCAGCGGTCATTTCCATGCAGCCTAATGTGAAATTTGCGGGCGAAGCGACAAACGGCGAAGAGGCTCTGCGCGTACTGGAAGAAATCCGGCCCGATATGGTGCTGATTGATTTGAAGCTTGCCGACGAGTCGGGGCTTGATGTAATCAAGGCGGCGCGGAGCCGCGGAATTGAGAGTAAGTTTATACTGCTGACCTCATCGGCGAGCCGTGAGGATTTCCTCAAGGCGGAGGAAGTTCTGGTCGACGGATATGTATTGAAGGAGGCGCTCCCTGAAGAGCTTCTGTTCGCCATTCAGCTGGTCCACAAAGGCCGAAAATATTACGATCCTGGCCTGATGGAAGACAAGATGAGGATGAGCGGCAAGAGCCCGACCGACGAATTGACGCCCAAAGAGCGGGAAGTTCTGATTGAGCTCGGTCAGGGCGCCTGCAACCGGGAAATCGCCTCCAGGCTGTTCATCAGCGAGTTCACGGTCAAGAAGCATGTCAGCCAAATTTTGGCCAAGCTTCAGGTCGCGGACCGCACTCAAGCGGCGCTTTATGCCAACGCGGTCGGTCTAACCAAATACGAGATGTCTGTCGAATAA
- a CDS encoding AraC family transcriptional regulator — protein MSIHMDYMISPYPIRIIDPKVEASKLRLSSIRVGQVGHLPGRTLFRTGVTFTHWAFVYVVSGSGTYAENGGKRQQVRDGSLFFFQPGRIYDFGPPPYGSWDEYYINFTGNRVNEWREAGLLTEGIVFRADAAQDLAAGFERVLDWMEGGDPRDADRAALLLERMLLDCCGAGDSHRPDSEDSMQAIREDLHSCIYGVFDASLFARKHHISVSTLRRLVLRSSGYPLHDYIHRLKMGEAKKLLLNTPLQVQEISGMLRYNDPFYFSRLFKKYMGISPMECRCNV, from the coding sequence ATGTCCATACACATGGATTATATGATCAGTCCTTATCCAATTAGAATCATCGATCCGAAGGTGGAGGCCTCCAAGCTGCGGCTGAGCTCAATCCGGGTGGGCCAGGTCGGCCACTTGCCCGGAAGAACGCTGTTCCGTACGGGCGTAACGTTTACGCATTGGGCCTTCGTCTATGTTGTTTCCGGCTCCGGCACCTATGCCGAGAACGGCGGTAAGCGGCAGCAGGTTCGGGACGGCAGCCTCTTCTTCTTCCAGCCGGGCCGCATCTATGATTTTGGTCCCCCGCCTTACGGGAGCTGGGACGAGTACTATATCAACTTTACGGGCAACCGGGTGAACGAATGGCGGGAGGCGGGACTTTTGACGGAAGGAATCGTCTTTCGCGCAGATGCGGCGCAGGATCTGGCGGCAGGATTTGAAAGAGTGCTGGATTGGATGGAGGGGGGAGACCCTCGGGACGCCGACAGGGCGGCACTGCTGCTGGAAAGGATGCTTCTGGATTGCTGCGGCGCCGGCGACAGCCACCGCCCCGATTCCGAAGACAGCATGCAGGCCATCCGCGAAGATTTGCACTCCTGCATTTATGGGGTGTTCGACGCTTCCCTGTTCGCCCGCAAGCACCATATCTCGGTGTCGACGTTAAGGCGGCTTGTGCTCCGCAGCAGCGGATACCCCCTGCATGATTACATTCACCGGTTGAAGATGGGAGAAGCCAAAAAGCTCCTCCTCAACACCCCGCTGCAGGTTCAGGAAATTTCAGGTATGTTGCGTTATAACGACCCTTTTTACTTCTCGAGGCTGTTTAAGAAATATATGGGGATTTCCCCTATGGAATGCCGGTGTAATGTGTAA